In Deinococcus maricopensis DSM 21211, the sequence GCCGTCCGGCGCGAGCGCCAGGCACCCCAGCACCGGCGTCACCCCCGCGCCCACCAGCGTCCGCAGCAGGCCCGCGTTCACGCGCGTCACGCGGCCCACCCGCCCCCACCGCGCCGGGTCCAGCAGCTCCCCCGTGAGCAGCTCACTGTCGCGGCCCATCAGGCCCACCGCCCCCCCCACGTCCTGCGCGAGTTGCTTGTTCAGCTGGCACAACCCCAGCTCGATCACGTGCATGGCCGCGTCGCTCGTGACGCGCAACCCCGCCTCGAAGTGACTCTCAATGCCGCGCGCCGCCAGTTCCCGCTCGATCACCGGGCCGCCCCCGTGCACCACCACCACCGGCGCCTCCGCGCGCAGCGCCGCGATTTCCGACGCCACCGCGCGCCGCAACGCCACGCTCTTCATGGCGTTCCCACCGTACTTGATGACCATGCGCGCAGTGTACCGGGCGCTCCCCACCTGAAGTTCAGCGGCAGGGCGGCCCGCGCTCAGCTTGCCGCGCCCGTCGTGACCGGCTGGTTCACGCGCCGCCCGTACCATGTCACCGCCGGGCGCGCATCAATCGCGAACGCGAACCCCTGCCG encodes:
- the argB gene encoding acetylglutamate kinase; translated protein: MVIKYGGNAMKSVALRRAVASEIAALRAEAPVVVVHGGGPVIERELAARGIESHFEAGLRVTSDAAMHVIELGLCQLNKQLAQDVGGAVGLMGRDSELLTGELLDPARWGRVGRVTRVNAGLLRTLVGAGVTPVLGCLALAPDGEVMNVNADTAAGAVAGALGEGVVFLTDVDGVYRAFPDPASRAPLLTRAEAEGGIVEGWIAGGMIPKVRAALDALAAGAPFATIASGMGAGVLAAAVRGEAGTRLVP